In Desulfosporosinus youngiae DSM 17734, the genomic stretch GGGCTATTGCTAGTGCCACCATCTGATGGGTCCTGAAAATGGATAGTTATTGGATTAGCTGTACTGGGAACACAATCAGAGGCAAATGTTATTAATCCATGTATTGGATCAAAAGAGAATTGCCCAGACAATGGAGTACCACTTACCCTTGTCATTCCATCAATTGTCAAATTTTGGGCTCCTATCAAGTCTGTGTCCTCATACATGTAATTTGCTGAAAGATCCGATGCTGCTGATAAAGTAATGTTCGAGTTATCAGACTCAGGTATCGGGAAAAAGCTATCCGCCGCCAATACATCCCCTATCTTAAACCTTATATCCGATACAGCCCCCCTCGTATCATCAGCTCCCCAACTGAAGCCCTGAACCTTAGCTCCTGTGGCCGGATCTATAAGAGTACCATTGCTGTCCCGGTCAAACCCACCGGCACGAGTGTAGACTTCCTGTCCGTTATAATTCAAGACAAAGAATCCCGTTCCTTGTAACATCAAATCCGTCGCTTTACCTGTGGATTGTGAACTTCCCTGGGTCATAATTTGATCGATGGAACCTATTCTCATCCCTAGACCAACTTGTGTCGCGTTTGTCCCCCCTTGAGTCGGGGAAGCAGCAGAGGCTCCTTTCATGGTTTGACTCAGTTCGGTGGCAAATGACACCCGGCTCCTCTTAAAACCTGGCGTATTAACATTGGAAATGTTATTGCCGATAACATCCATTTTAACTTGATGATTTTTCAGCCC encodes the following:
- a CDS encoding flagellar hook protein FlgE; this translates as MMRSLYSAISGLKNHQVKMDVIGNNISNVNTPGFKRSRVSFATELSQTMKGASAASPTQGGTNATQVGLGMRIGSIDQIMTQGSSQSTGKATDLMLQGTGFFVLNYNGQEVYTRAGGFDRDSNGTLIDPATGAKVQGFSWGADDTRGAVSDIRFKIGDVLAADSFFPIPESDNSNITLSAASDLSANYMYEDTDLIGAQNLTIDGMTRVSGTPLSGQFSFDPIHGLITFASDCVPSTANPITIHFQDPSDGGTSNSPAIIDSVDATTTTLGTVIVAYPPKPGATVYNNSVDPYTYTDSDTPGNGQYTIKALSGGNYQITFGPMHAGVPAYTDDAGVVQDAVPPDDTVATTSISYDFTNKPHTLKDFSIDQSGVITGVYSNGVDEVSHKIAQIAVASFANDAGLQNVGGNFFTMSNNSGMASIGAAGEDGRASIISNNLEMSNVDLSTEFTDMIVTQRGFQANSRVITVSDTLLEELINLKR